The following coding sequences lie in one Oncorhynchus kisutch isolate 150728-3 linkage group LG27, Okis_V2, whole genome shotgun sequence genomic window:
- the dtna gene encoding dystrobrevin alpha isoform X12 — MVHSEGMIEDRGRSGDIMAERRQLFAEMRAQELDSIRLSTYRTACKLRFVQKKCNLHLVDIWNVIEAFRENGLNTMDLNTEFTVARLEAILSTIFYQLNKRMPTTHQINVEQSISMLLNFLLAAYDPESLGKISVFVVKMALATICGGKILDKLRYIFSQISDPGGIMVYSQFDQFLREVLKLPMTVFEAPSFGYTEQATRTCFAQQKKVSLNTFLDTLMSDPPPQCLVWLPLMHRLANVENVFHPVECSYCHSESMMGFRYRCQQCHNYQLCQDCFWRGHASGSHSNQHQMKEYTSWKSPAKKLSNALSKSLSCASSREPLHPMFPDMPEKPLNLAHIVPPRPMNSTNDFMLSHSMPTSGNPYSTKNLPYKTKNNEAEQRKQLARAAPDLLKGRGLLESSNHQDEEHSLIARYAARLASDGAAVQQAQQQRVPNDISFTLDANKQQRQLIAELESKNREILQEIQRLRVQHEQASQPPTGTAQQNPTLLAELRLLRQRKDELEQRMSALQESRRELMVQLEQLMLLLKEEERKQATQGPGSPRSSPSHAVSRPIPMPTQSESAGTTPTHTPQDSLMGVGGDVQEAFAQGPRRNLRNDLLVAADSITNTMSSLVKELNSEAGSETESNMELVSSPTSDLLAQMTTKPRVGGRNTGGVEEECYENDLVQVLEDELKMEELLKHRQEQEKTRMVNNMRSNKSRKTLEDG; from the exons ATGGTACATTCTGAAGG AATGATTGAAGATCGTGGGAGGAGTGGTGACATAATGGCGGAGAGACGACAACTGTTCGCAGAGATGC GGGCACAAGAGTTGGATTCCATAAGATTGTCCACGTATAGGACAGCTTGCAAACTCAGATTCGTTCAGAAGAAATGCAACC TCCATTTGGTGGACATCTGGAATGTGATTGAGGCGTTCAGAGAGAACGGCCTGAACACCATGGACCTCAACACAGAGTTCACTGTGGCTCGCCTGGAAGCAATACTCTCCACCATCTTCTACCAGCTCAACAAGCGCATGCCCACCAcccaccagatcaatgtggaacagTCCATCAGTATGCTGCTCAACTTCCTGCTGGCTGCCTATGACCC GGAAAGCCTCGGAAAAATCTCTGTCTTTGTTGTGAAGATGGCCCTGGCAACCATCTGCGGAGGGAAGATTTTGGATAAATTAAGAT ATATTTTTTCACAGATATCAGACCCTGGTGGCATAATGGTATACTCCCAATTTGACCAGTTTCTGAGGGAGGTTCTCAAATTACCAATGACTGTTTTTGAGGCACCTTCCTTTGGCTATACTGAGCAAGCCACAAGAACTTGCTTTGCACAACAG AAAAAGGTCTCCCTCAACACATTCCTGGACACGCTGATGTCAGACCCTCCTCCTCAGTGTCTGGTGTGGTTACCACTCATGCATCGCTTGGCTAATGTGGAGAATG TGTTCCACCCGGTCGAGTGCTCTTACTGCCACAGTGAGAGTATGATGGGTTTCCGCTACCGCTGCCAGCAATGTCATAATTACCAGCTGTGTCAGGACTGCTTCTGGAGGGGGCATGCCAGCGGTTCCCATAGCAACCAGCACCAAATGAAGGAGTACACGTCATGG AAATCGCCTGCTAAGAAGTTATCTAATGCTCTCAGCAAGTCTCTGAGCTGTGCATCCAGCAGAGAACCTTTACACCCTATGTTTCCCGACATGCCAGAGAAACCTCTGAACCTAGCCCACATTGT GCCTCCCAGACCAATGAACAGCACCAATGACTTCATGCTCTCCCACTCCATGCCCACGTCAGGGAACCCTTACTCCACTAAGAA CTTGCCTTATAAAACCAAGAATAATGAAGCTGAGCAGAGAAAACAGTTGGCTAGGGCTGCTCCAGATCTGTTGAAAGGAAGGGG TTTGCTGGAGAGCAGTAACCACCAGGATGAAGAGCACAGTCTCATCGCCCGCTACGCTGCTAGACTGGCCTCTGACGGAGCCGCCGTg cAACAAGCCCAGCAGCAGAGGGTCCCCAACGACATCTCTTTCACTCTGGACGCCAACAAGCAGCAGAGGCAGCTTATTGCCGAGCTGGAGAGCAAAAACAG AGAGATCTTGCAAGAGATCCAGCGCCTGCGAGTGCAGCACGAGCAGGCCTCCCAGCCGCCAACGGGCACCGCCCAACAGAACCCCACTCTGCTGGCCGAGCTACGTCTTCTCAG GCAACGCAAAGATGAGCTGGAGCAGAGGATGTCTGCTCTGCAGGAGAGTCGCAGGGAACTCATGGTACAGCTGGAGCAGCTGATGCTGCTGCTGAAG gaggaggaaaggaagcaaGCT ACTCAAGGGCCTGGCTCCCCCCGCTCATCCCCCAGCCACGCAGTCAGCCGGCCCATCCCCATGCCAACCCAGTCAGAGTCTGCCGGCACCACACCCACTCACACCCCTCAGGACTCACTCATGGGTGTGGGAGGAGACGTGCAGGAGGCCTTTGCTCAGG GCCCCAGGAGAAACTTGAGAAATGACCTTCTTGTTGCTGCTGACTCCATCACCAACACCATGTCTTCATTGGTTAAAGAGCTCAATTCAG AGGCTGGAAGTGAGACAGAGAGCAACATGGAACTGGTCTCCTCTCCCACTTCTGATCTTCTAGCACAGATGACCACTAAACCACG TGTTGGTGGCAGGAACACTGGTGGAGTTGAGGAGGAGTGCTATGAGAACGACCTGGTTCAGGTGCTGGAGGATGAGCTGAAGATGGAGGAACTACTAAAACACAGACAGGAGCAAGAGAAAACCCGCATG GTAAACAATATGCGAAGCAACAAAAGTAGAAAAACACTGGAAGATGGATGA
- the dtna gene encoding dystrobrevin alpha isoform X17 encodes MVHSEGMIEDRGRSGDIMAERRQLFAEMRAQELDSIRLSTYRTACKLRFVQKKCNLHLVDIWNVIEAFRENGLNTMDLNTEFTVARLEAILSTIFYQLNKRMPTTHQINVEQSISMLLNFLLAAYDPESLGKISVFVVKMALATICGGKILDKLRYIFSQISDPGGIMVYSQFDQFLREVLKLPMTVFEAPSFGYTEQATRTCFAQQKKVSLNTFLDTLMSDPPPQCLVWLPLMHRLANVENVFHPVECSYCHSESMMGFRYRCQQCHNYQLCQDCFWRGHASGSHSNQHQMKEYTSWKSPAKKLSNALSKSLSCASSREPLHPMFPDMPEKPLNLAHIVPPRPMNSTNDFMLSHSMPTSGNPYSTKNLPYKTKNNEAEQRKQLARAAPDLLKGRGLLESSNHQDEEHSLIARYAARLASDGAAVQQAQQQRVPNDISFTLDANKQQRQLIAELESKNREILQEIQRLRVQHEQASQPPTGTAQQNPTLLAELRLLRQRKDELEQRMSALQESRRELMVQLEQLMLLLKTQGPGSPRSSPSHAVSRPIPMPTQSESAGTTPTHTPQDSLMGVGGDVQEAFAQGPRRNLRNDLLVAADSITNTMSSLVKELNSEAGSETESNMELVSSPTSDLLAQMTTKPRVGGRNTGGVEEECYENDLVQVLEDELKMEELLKHRQEQEKTRMVNNMRSNKSRKTLEDG; translated from the exons ATGGTACATTCTGAAGG AATGATTGAAGATCGTGGGAGGAGTGGTGACATAATGGCGGAGAGACGACAACTGTTCGCAGAGATGC GGGCACAAGAGTTGGATTCCATAAGATTGTCCACGTATAGGACAGCTTGCAAACTCAGATTCGTTCAGAAGAAATGCAACC TCCATTTGGTGGACATCTGGAATGTGATTGAGGCGTTCAGAGAGAACGGCCTGAACACCATGGACCTCAACACAGAGTTCACTGTGGCTCGCCTGGAAGCAATACTCTCCACCATCTTCTACCAGCTCAACAAGCGCATGCCCACCAcccaccagatcaatgtggaacagTCCATCAGTATGCTGCTCAACTTCCTGCTGGCTGCCTATGACCC GGAAAGCCTCGGAAAAATCTCTGTCTTTGTTGTGAAGATGGCCCTGGCAACCATCTGCGGAGGGAAGATTTTGGATAAATTAAGAT ATATTTTTTCACAGATATCAGACCCTGGTGGCATAATGGTATACTCCCAATTTGACCAGTTTCTGAGGGAGGTTCTCAAATTACCAATGACTGTTTTTGAGGCACCTTCCTTTGGCTATACTGAGCAAGCCACAAGAACTTGCTTTGCACAACAG AAAAAGGTCTCCCTCAACACATTCCTGGACACGCTGATGTCAGACCCTCCTCCTCAGTGTCTGGTGTGGTTACCACTCATGCATCGCTTGGCTAATGTGGAGAATG TGTTCCACCCGGTCGAGTGCTCTTACTGCCACAGTGAGAGTATGATGGGTTTCCGCTACCGCTGCCAGCAATGTCATAATTACCAGCTGTGTCAGGACTGCTTCTGGAGGGGGCATGCCAGCGGTTCCCATAGCAACCAGCACCAAATGAAGGAGTACACGTCATGG AAATCGCCTGCTAAGAAGTTATCTAATGCTCTCAGCAAGTCTCTGAGCTGTGCATCCAGCAGAGAACCTTTACACCCTATGTTTCCCGACATGCCAGAGAAACCTCTGAACCTAGCCCACATTGT GCCTCCCAGACCAATGAACAGCACCAATGACTTCATGCTCTCCCACTCCATGCCCACGTCAGGGAACCCTTACTCCACTAAGAA CTTGCCTTATAAAACCAAGAATAATGAAGCTGAGCAGAGAAAACAGTTGGCTAGGGCTGCTCCAGATCTGTTGAAAGGAAGGGG TTTGCTGGAGAGCAGTAACCACCAGGATGAAGAGCACAGTCTCATCGCCCGCTACGCTGCTAGACTGGCCTCTGACGGAGCCGCCGTg cAACAAGCCCAGCAGCAGAGGGTCCCCAACGACATCTCTTTCACTCTGGACGCCAACAAGCAGCAGAGGCAGCTTATTGCCGAGCTGGAGAGCAAAAACAG AGAGATCTTGCAAGAGATCCAGCGCCTGCGAGTGCAGCACGAGCAGGCCTCCCAGCCGCCAACGGGCACCGCCCAACAGAACCCCACTCTGCTGGCCGAGCTACGTCTTCTCAG GCAACGCAAAGATGAGCTGGAGCAGAGGATGTCTGCTCTGCAGGAGAGTCGCAGGGAACTCATGGTACAGCTGGAGCAGCTGATGCTGCTGCTGAAG ACTCAAGGGCCTGGCTCCCCCCGCTCATCCCCCAGCCACGCAGTCAGCCGGCCCATCCCCATGCCAACCCAGTCAGAGTCTGCCGGCACCACACCCACTCACACCCCTCAGGACTCACTCATGGGTGTGGGAGGAGACGTGCAGGAGGCCTTTGCTCAGG GCCCCAGGAGAAACTTGAGAAATGACCTTCTTGTTGCTGCTGACTCCATCACCAACACCATGTCTTCATTGGTTAAAGAGCTCAATTCAG AGGCTGGAAGTGAGACAGAGAGCAACATGGAACTGGTCTCCTCTCCCACTTCTGATCTTCTAGCACAGATGACCACTAAACCACG TGTTGGTGGCAGGAACACTGGTGGAGTTGAGGAGGAGTGCTATGAGAACGACCTGGTTCAGGTGCTGGAGGATGAGCTGAAGATGGAGGAACTACTAAAACACAGACAGGAGCAAGAGAAAACCCGCATG GTAAACAATATGCGAAGCAACAAAAGTAGAAAAACACTGGAAGATGGATGA
- the dtna gene encoding dystrobrevin alpha isoform X14, with amino-acid sequence MVHSEGMIEDRGRSGDIMAERRQLFAEMRAQELDSIRLSTYRTACKLRFVQKKCNLHLVDIWNVIEAFRENGLNTMDLNTEFTVARLEAILSTIFYQLNKRMPTTHQINVEQSISMLLNFLLAAYDPESLGKISVFVVKMALATICGGKILDKLRYIFSQISDPGGIMVYSQFDQFLREVLKLPMTVFEAPSFGYTEQATRTCFAQQKKVSLNTFLDTLMSDPPPQCLVWLPLMHRLANVENVFHPVECSYCHSESMMGFRYRCQQCHNYQLCQDCFWRGHASGSHSNQHQMKEYTSWKSPAKKLSNALSKSLSCASSREPLHPMFPDMPEKPLNLAHIVPPRPMNSTNDFMLSHSMPTSGNPYSTKNLLESSNHQDEEHSLIARYAARLASDGAAVQQAQQQRVPNDISFTLDANKQQRQLIAELESKNREILQEIQRLRVQHEQASQPPTGTAQQNPTLLAELRLLRQRKDELEQRMSALQESRRELMVQLEQLMLLLKEEERKQATQGPGSPRSSPSHAVSRPIPMPTQSESAGTTPTHTPQDSLMGVGGDVQEAFAQGPRRNLRNDLLVAADSITNTMSSLVKELNSEAGSETESNMELVSSPTSDLLAQMTTKPRVGGRNTGGVEEECYENDLVQVLEDELKMEELLKHRQEQEKTRMVNNMRSNKSRKTLEDG; translated from the exons ATGGTACATTCTGAAGG AATGATTGAAGATCGTGGGAGGAGTGGTGACATAATGGCGGAGAGACGACAACTGTTCGCAGAGATGC GGGCACAAGAGTTGGATTCCATAAGATTGTCCACGTATAGGACAGCTTGCAAACTCAGATTCGTTCAGAAGAAATGCAACC TCCATTTGGTGGACATCTGGAATGTGATTGAGGCGTTCAGAGAGAACGGCCTGAACACCATGGACCTCAACACAGAGTTCACTGTGGCTCGCCTGGAAGCAATACTCTCCACCATCTTCTACCAGCTCAACAAGCGCATGCCCACCAcccaccagatcaatgtggaacagTCCATCAGTATGCTGCTCAACTTCCTGCTGGCTGCCTATGACCC GGAAAGCCTCGGAAAAATCTCTGTCTTTGTTGTGAAGATGGCCCTGGCAACCATCTGCGGAGGGAAGATTTTGGATAAATTAAGAT ATATTTTTTCACAGATATCAGACCCTGGTGGCATAATGGTATACTCCCAATTTGACCAGTTTCTGAGGGAGGTTCTCAAATTACCAATGACTGTTTTTGAGGCACCTTCCTTTGGCTATACTGAGCAAGCCACAAGAACTTGCTTTGCACAACAG AAAAAGGTCTCCCTCAACACATTCCTGGACACGCTGATGTCAGACCCTCCTCCTCAGTGTCTGGTGTGGTTACCACTCATGCATCGCTTGGCTAATGTGGAGAATG TGTTCCACCCGGTCGAGTGCTCTTACTGCCACAGTGAGAGTATGATGGGTTTCCGCTACCGCTGCCAGCAATGTCATAATTACCAGCTGTGTCAGGACTGCTTCTGGAGGGGGCATGCCAGCGGTTCCCATAGCAACCAGCACCAAATGAAGGAGTACACGTCATGG AAATCGCCTGCTAAGAAGTTATCTAATGCTCTCAGCAAGTCTCTGAGCTGTGCATCCAGCAGAGAACCTTTACACCCTATGTTTCCCGACATGCCAGAGAAACCTCTGAACCTAGCCCACATTGT GCCTCCCAGACCAATGAACAGCACCAATGACTTCATGCTCTCCCACTCCATGCCCACGTCAGGGAACCCTTACTCCACTAAGAA TTTGCTGGAGAGCAGTAACCACCAGGATGAAGAGCACAGTCTCATCGCCCGCTACGCTGCTAGACTGGCCTCTGACGGAGCCGCCGTg cAACAAGCCCAGCAGCAGAGGGTCCCCAACGACATCTCTTTCACTCTGGACGCCAACAAGCAGCAGAGGCAGCTTATTGCCGAGCTGGAGAGCAAAAACAG AGAGATCTTGCAAGAGATCCAGCGCCTGCGAGTGCAGCACGAGCAGGCCTCCCAGCCGCCAACGGGCACCGCCCAACAGAACCCCACTCTGCTGGCCGAGCTACGTCTTCTCAG GCAACGCAAAGATGAGCTGGAGCAGAGGATGTCTGCTCTGCAGGAGAGTCGCAGGGAACTCATGGTACAGCTGGAGCAGCTGATGCTGCTGCTGAAG gaggaggaaaggaagcaaGCT ACTCAAGGGCCTGGCTCCCCCCGCTCATCCCCCAGCCACGCAGTCAGCCGGCCCATCCCCATGCCAACCCAGTCAGAGTCTGCCGGCACCACACCCACTCACACCCCTCAGGACTCACTCATGGGTGTGGGAGGAGACGTGCAGGAGGCCTTTGCTCAGG GCCCCAGGAGAAACTTGAGAAATGACCTTCTTGTTGCTGCTGACTCCATCACCAACACCATGTCTTCATTGGTTAAAGAGCTCAATTCAG AGGCTGGAAGTGAGACAGAGAGCAACATGGAACTGGTCTCCTCTCCCACTTCTGATCTTCTAGCACAGATGACCACTAAACCACG TGTTGGTGGCAGGAACACTGGTGGAGTTGAGGAGGAGTGCTATGAGAACGACCTGGTTCAGGTGCTGGAGGATGAGCTGAAGATGGAGGAACTACTAAAACACAGACAGGAGCAAGAGAAAACCCGCATG GTAAACAATATGCGAAGCAACAAAAGTAGAAAAACACTGGAAGATGGATGA
- the dtna gene encoding dystrobrevin alpha isoform X2: MVHSEGMIEDRGRSGDIMAERRQLFAEMRAQELDSIRLSTYRTACKLRFVQKKCNLHLVDIWNVIEAFRENGLNTMDLNTEFTVARLEAILSTIFYQLNKRMPTTHQINVEQSISMLLNFLLAAYDPESLGKISVFVVKMALATICGGKILDKLRYIFSQISDPGGIMVYSQFDQFLREVLKLPMTVFEAPSFGYTEQATRTCFAQQKKVSLNTFLDTLMSDPPPQCLVWLPLMHRLANVENVFHPVECSYCHSESMMGFRYRCQQCHNYQLCQDCFWRGHASGSHSNQHQMKEYTSWKSPAKKLSNALSKSLSCASSREPLHPMFPDMPEKPLNLAHIVPPRPMNSTNDFMLSHSMPTSGNPYSTKNLPYKTKNNEAEQRKQLARAAPDLLKGRGLNYSLDVADRLADEHVLIGLYVNLLQHNPMSCLLESSNHQDEEHSLIARYAARLASDGAAVQQAQQQRVPNDISFTLDANKQQRQLIAELESKNREILQEIQRLRVQHEQASQPPTGTAQQNPTLLAELRLLRQRKDELEQRMSALQESRRELMVQLEQLMLLLKEEERKQATQGPGSPRSSPSHAVSRPIPMPTQSESAGTTPTHTPQDSLMGVGGDVQEAFAQGPRRNLRNDLLVAADSITNTMSSLVKELNSEAGSETESNMELVSSPTSDLLAQMTTKPRVGGRNTGGVEEECYENDLVQVLEDELKMEELLKHRQEQEKTRMVNNMRSNKSRKTLEDG, encoded by the exons ATGGTACATTCTGAAGG AATGATTGAAGATCGTGGGAGGAGTGGTGACATAATGGCGGAGAGACGACAACTGTTCGCAGAGATGC GGGCACAAGAGTTGGATTCCATAAGATTGTCCACGTATAGGACAGCTTGCAAACTCAGATTCGTTCAGAAGAAATGCAACC TCCATTTGGTGGACATCTGGAATGTGATTGAGGCGTTCAGAGAGAACGGCCTGAACACCATGGACCTCAACACAGAGTTCACTGTGGCTCGCCTGGAAGCAATACTCTCCACCATCTTCTACCAGCTCAACAAGCGCATGCCCACCAcccaccagatcaatgtggaacagTCCATCAGTATGCTGCTCAACTTCCTGCTGGCTGCCTATGACCC GGAAAGCCTCGGAAAAATCTCTGTCTTTGTTGTGAAGATGGCCCTGGCAACCATCTGCGGAGGGAAGATTTTGGATAAATTAAGAT ATATTTTTTCACAGATATCAGACCCTGGTGGCATAATGGTATACTCCCAATTTGACCAGTTTCTGAGGGAGGTTCTCAAATTACCAATGACTGTTTTTGAGGCACCTTCCTTTGGCTATACTGAGCAAGCCACAAGAACTTGCTTTGCACAACAG AAAAAGGTCTCCCTCAACACATTCCTGGACACGCTGATGTCAGACCCTCCTCCTCAGTGTCTGGTGTGGTTACCACTCATGCATCGCTTGGCTAATGTGGAGAATG TGTTCCACCCGGTCGAGTGCTCTTACTGCCACAGTGAGAGTATGATGGGTTTCCGCTACCGCTGCCAGCAATGTCATAATTACCAGCTGTGTCAGGACTGCTTCTGGAGGGGGCATGCCAGCGGTTCCCATAGCAACCAGCACCAAATGAAGGAGTACACGTCATGG AAATCGCCTGCTAAGAAGTTATCTAATGCTCTCAGCAAGTCTCTGAGCTGTGCATCCAGCAGAGAACCTTTACACCCTATGTTTCCCGACATGCCAGAGAAACCTCTGAACCTAGCCCACATTGT GCCTCCCAGACCAATGAACAGCACCAATGACTTCATGCTCTCCCACTCCATGCCCACGTCAGGGAACCCTTACTCCACTAAGAA CTTGCCTTATAAAACCAAGAATAATGAAGCTGAGCAGAGAAAACAGTTGGCTAGGGCTGCTCCAGATCTGTTGAAAGGAAGGGG GTTAAACTACAGTCTCGATGTGGCCGATAGACTGGCTGATGAACATGTTCTCATTGGGCTGTATGTGAATCTCCTACAACACAACCCCATGTCATG TTTGCTGGAGAGCAGTAACCACCAGGATGAAGAGCACAGTCTCATCGCCCGCTACGCTGCTAGACTGGCCTCTGACGGAGCCGCCGTg cAACAAGCCCAGCAGCAGAGGGTCCCCAACGACATCTCTTTCACTCTGGACGCCAACAAGCAGCAGAGGCAGCTTATTGCCGAGCTGGAGAGCAAAAACAG AGAGATCTTGCAAGAGATCCAGCGCCTGCGAGTGCAGCACGAGCAGGCCTCCCAGCCGCCAACGGGCACCGCCCAACAGAACCCCACTCTGCTGGCCGAGCTACGTCTTCTCAG GCAACGCAAAGATGAGCTGGAGCAGAGGATGTCTGCTCTGCAGGAGAGTCGCAGGGAACTCATGGTACAGCTGGAGCAGCTGATGCTGCTGCTGAAG gaggaggaaaggaagcaaGCT ACTCAAGGGCCTGGCTCCCCCCGCTCATCCCCCAGCCACGCAGTCAGCCGGCCCATCCCCATGCCAACCCAGTCAGAGTCTGCCGGCACCACACCCACTCACACCCCTCAGGACTCACTCATGGGTGTGGGAGGAGACGTGCAGGAGGCCTTTGCTCAGG GCCCCAGGAGAAACTTGAGAAATGACCTTCTTGTTGCTGCTGACTCCATCACCAACACCATGTCTTCATTGGTTAAAGAGCTCAATTCAG AGGCTGGAAGTGAGACAGAGAGCAACATGGAACTGGTCTCCTCTCCCACTTCTGATCTTCTAGCACAGATGACCACTAAACCACG TGTTGGTGGCAGGAACACTGGTGGAGTTGAGGAGGAGTGCTATGAGAACGACCTGGTTCAGGTGCTGGAGGATGAGCTGAAGATGGAGGAACTACTAAAACACAGACAGGAGCAAGAGAAAACCCGCATG GTAAACAATATGCGAAGCAACAAAAGTAGAAAAACACTGGAAGATGGATGA
- the dtna gene encoding dystrobrevin alpha isoform X13, with the protein MVHSEGMIEDRGRSGDIMAERRQLFAEMRAQELDSIRLSTYRTACKLRFVQKKCNLHLVDIWNVIEAFRENGLNTMDLNTEFTVARLEAILSTIFYQLNKRMPTTHQINVEQSISMLLNFLLAAYDPESLGKISVFVVKMALATICGGKILDKLRYIFSQISDPGGIMVYSQFDQFLREVLKLPMTVFEAPSFGYTEQATRTCFAQQKKVSLNTFLDTLMSDPPPQCLVWLPLMHRLANVENVFHPVECSYCHSESMMGFRYRCQQCHNYQLCQDCFWRGHASGSHSNQHQMKEYTSWKSPAKKLSNALSKSLSCASSREPLHPMFPDMPEKPLNLAHIVDTWPPRPMNSTNDFMLSHSMPTSGNPYSTKNLLESSNHQDEEHSLIARYAARLASDGAAVQQAQQQRVPNDISFTLDANKQQRQLIAELESKNREILQEIQRLRVQHEQASQPPTGTAQQNPTLLAELRLLRQRKDELEQRMSALQESRRELMVQLEQLMLLLKEEERKQATQGPGSPRSSPSHAVSRPIPMPTQSESAGTTPTHTPQDSLMGVGGDVQEAFAQGPRRNLRNDLLVAADSITNTMSSLVKELNSEAGSETESNMELVSSPTSDLLAQMTTKPRVGGRNTGGVEEECYENDLVQVLEDELKMEELLKHRQEQEKTRMVNNMRSNKSRKTLEDG; encoded by the exons ATGGTACATTCTGAAGG AATGATTGAAGATCGTGGGAGGAGTGGTGACATAATGGCGGAGAGACGACAACTGTTCGCAGAGATGC GGGCACAAGAGTTGGATTCCATAAGATTGTCCACGTATAGGACAGCTTGCAAACTCAGATTCGTTCAGAAGAAATGCAACC TCCATTTGGTGGACATCTGGAATGTGATTGAGGCGTTCAGAGAGAACGGCCTGAACACCATGGACCTCAACACAGAGTTCACTGTGGCTCGCCTGGAAGCAATACTCTCCACCATCTTCTACCAGCTCAACAAGCGCATGCCCACCAcccaccagatcaatgtggaacagTCCATCAGTATGCTGCTCAACTTCCTGCTGGCTGCCTATGACCC GGAAAGCCTCGGAAAAATCTCTGTCTTTGTTGTGAAGATGGCCCTGGCAACCATCTGCGGAGGGAAGATTTTGGATAAATTAAGAT ATATTTTTTCACAGATATCAGACCCTGGTGGCATAATGGTATACTCCCAATTTGACCAGTTTCTGAGGGAGGTTCTCAAATTACCAATGACTGTTTTTGAGGCACCTTCCTTTGGCTATACTGAGCAAGCCACAAGAACTTGCTTTGCACAACAG AAAAAGGTCTCCCTCAACACATTCCTGGACACGCTGATGTCAGACCCTCCTCCTCAGTGTCTGGTGTGGTTACCACTCATGCATCGCTTGGCTAATGTGGAGAATG TGTTCCACCCGGTCGAGTGCTCTTACTGCCACAGTGAGAGTATGATGGGTTTCCGCTACCGCTGCCAGCAATGTCATAATTACCAGCTGTGTCAGGACTGCTTCTGGAGGGGGCATGCCAGCGGTTCCCATAGCAACCAGCACCAAATGAAGGAGTACACGTCATGG AAATCGCCTGCTAAGAAGTTATCTAATGCTCTCAGCAAGTCTCTGAGCTGTGCATCCAGCAGAGAACCTTTACACCCTATGTTTCCCGACATGCCAGAGAAACCTCTGAACCTAGCCCACATTGT AGACACTTG GCCTCCCAGACCAATGAACAGCACCAATGACTTCATGCTCTCCCACTCCATGCCCACGTCAGGGAACCCTTACTCCACTAAGAA TTTGCTGGAGAGCAGTAACCACCAGGATGAAGAGCACAGTCTCATCGCCCGCTACGCTGCTAGACTGGCCTCTGACGGAGCCGCCGTg cAACAAGCCCAGCAGCAGAGGGTCCCCAACGACATCTCTTTCACTCTGGACGCCAACAAGCAGCAGAGGCAGCTTATTGCCGAGCTGGAGAGCAAAAACAG AGAGATCTTGCAAGAGATCCAGCGCCTGCGAGTGCAGCACGAGCAGGCCTCCCAGCCGCCAACGGGCACCGCCCAACAGAACCCCACTCTGCTGGCCGAGCTACGTCTTCTCAG GCAACGCAAAGATGAGCTGGAGCAGAGGATGTCTGCTCTGCAGGAGAGTCGCAGGGAACTCATGGTACAGCTGGAGCAGCTGATGCTGCTGCTGAAG gaggaggaaaggaagcaaGCT ACTCAAGGGCCTGGCTCCCCCCGCTCATCCCCCAGCCACGCAGTCAGCCGGCCCATCCCCATGCCAACCCAGTCAGAGTCTGCCGGCACCACACCCACTCACACCCCTCAGGACTCACTCATGGGTGTGGGAGGAGACGTGCAGGAGGCCTTTGCTCAGG GCCCCAGGAGAAACTTGAGAAATGACCTTCTTGTTGCTGCTGACTCCATCACCAACACCATGTCTTCATTGGTTAAAGAGCTCAATTCAG AGGCTGGAAGTGAGACAGAGAGCAACATGGAACTGGTCTCCTCTCCCACTTCTGATCTTCTAGCACAGATGACCACTAAACCACG TGTTGGTGGCAGGAACACTGGTGGAGTTGAGGAGGAGTGCTATGAGAACGACCTGGTTCAGGTGCTGGAGGATGAGCTGAAGATGGAGGAACTACTAAAACACAGACAGGAGCAAGAGAAAACCCGCATG GTAAACAATATGCGAAGCAACAAAAGTAGAAAAACACTGGAAGATGGATGA